The Haloarcula laminariae genome includes a window with the following:
- a CDS encoding MarR family transcriptional regulator, with protein MRFDADWMSRADDRILEHLSDDGPDTPKEMADSDRVRFSRQHINARCKKLVKYELLVHLGNGVYDITRTGEEYLAGELDARDLEAA; from the coding sequence ATGCGCTTTGACGCCGACTGGATGTCTCGTGCTGATGACCGCATTCTAGAGCACCTTTCTGACGACGGCCCCGACACCCCGAAGGAAATGGCGGACAGCGATCGCGTGCGCTTCTCCCGGCAGCACATCAACGCCCGGTGCAAGAAGCTCGTCAAATACGAACTCCTCGTCCACCTCGGCAACGGCGTTTACGATATCACGCGAACGGGAGAAGAGTATCTCGCTGGCGAGCTGGACGCCCGTGATCTCGAAGCTGCGTGA